One genomic segment of Sorex araneus isolate mSorAra2 chromosome X, mSorAra2.pri, whole genome shotgun sequence includes these proteins:
- the ZMYM3 gene encoding zinc finger MYM-type protein 3 isoform X1: MDPGDFPSPFDPLTLPEKPLAGDLPVDMEFGEDLLESQTAPSRGWAPTGPSPSAGALDLLDAPAGLEKDPGVLDGATELLGLGGLLYKAPSPPEVEHSAEGGLVWGAGEHALEPGPAGQPPEVLPPDPGAGANPSSPEGLLEPLVSDSPITLQSPHIEDDESTSMAPGRKGSSGQDEELPSQGQPQSPNAPPSPSVGDTLGDGVRSSQTKSGGPSPSAQPSLPGDGLTGKATEKPPERVQKRSERVRRAEPPKPEVVDSTESIPVSDEDSDAMVDDPNDEDFVPFRPRRSPRMSLRSSVAQRAGRASTATKMTCAHCRTPLQKGQTAYQRKGLPQLFCSSSCLTTFSKKPSGKKTCTFCKKEIWNTKDSVVAQTGSGGSFHEFCTSVCLSLYEAQQQRPSPQTGDPADATRCSICQKTGEVLHEVSNGSVVHRLCSDSCFSKFRANKGLKTNCCDQCGAYIYTKTGSAGPELLFHEGQQKRFCNTTCLGAYKKKNTRVYPCVWCKTLCKNFEMLSHVDRNGKTSLFCSLCCTTSYKVKQAGLTGPPRPCSFCRRSLSDPCYYNKVDRTVYQFCSPSCWTKFQRASPEGGIHLSCHYCHSLFSGKPEVLDWQDQVFQFCCRDCCEDFKRLRGVVSQCEHCRQEKLLHEKLRFSGVEKSFCSEGCVLLYKQDFTKKLGLCCITCTYCSQTCQRGVTEQLDGSAWDFCSEDCKSKYLLWYCKAARCHACKRQGKLLETIHWRGQIRHFCNQQCLLRFYSQQNQPNMDTQSGPESLLNSQCSESKPQTPVQTKVENSSTMKSSEVQVNLSKIPTKTRLTSAVSTPPPPPPPPTPRKNKAAMCKPLMQNRGVSCKVEMKSKGIQTEEWKPQVIVLPIPVPIFVPVPMHLYCQKVPVPFSMPIPVPVPMFLPTTLESTDKIVETIEELKVKIPSNPLEADILAMAEMIAEAEELDKASSDLCDLVSNQSAEGLLEDCDLFGPARDDVLAMAVKMANVLDEPGQDLEADFPKSEHSQDPLDINPSVDFLFDCGLVGPEDVPTEQELPRTMRKGQKRLVLSESCSRDSMSSQPSCTGLNYSYGVNAWKCWVQSKYANGETSKGDELRFGPKPMRIKEDILACSAAELNYGLAQFVREITRPNGERYEPDSIYYLCLGIQQYLLENNRMVNIFTDLYYLTFVQELNKSLSTWQPTLLPNNTVFTRVEEEHLWECKQLGVYSPFVLLNTLMFFNTKFFGLQTAEEHMQLSFSNVVRQSRKCTTPRGTTKVVSIRYYAPVRQRKGRDTGPGKRKREDDAPILEQRENRMNPLRCPVKFYEFYLSKCPESLRSRNDVFYLQPERSCIAESPLWYSVIPMDRSMLESMLNRILAVREIYEELGRPADEDLD; this comes from the exons ATGGACCCCGGCGATTTCCCCAGTCCGTTCGACCCTTTGACCCTGCCGGAGAAGCCGTTGGCCGGAGACCTTCCAGTGGACATGGAGTTTGGAGAAGATCTGCTGGAATCCCAGACCGCCCCGAGCCGCGGCTGGGCCCCCACTGGCCCTTCGCCCTCCGCGGGAGCCCTCGACCTGCTTGATGCTCCTGCCGGCCTGGAAAAAGACCCTGGAGTTCTGGATGGAGCCACTGAGctgctggggctcggggggcTGCTGTACAAAGCCCCTTCTCCCCCGGAGGTGGAGCACAGTGCCGAGGGGGGCCtggtgtggggtgccggggagcacGCGCTGGAGCCTGGACCAGCCGGCCAGCCGCCCGAGGTGTTGCCCCCTGACCCAGGAGCGGGAGCGAATCCCTCCTCGCCAGAGGGGCTGCTCGAGCCGCTCGTCTCCGATTCCCCAATCACCCTGCAGTCTCCCCATATTGAAGACGACGAGAGCACTTCTATGGCTCCAGGGAGGAAGGGCTCCTCGGGGCAGGACGAGGAACTCCCCTCCCAAGGGCAGCCACAGAGCCCCAATGCCCCCCCCAGCCCGTCAGTGGGAGACACTCTGGGGGATGGAGTCCGCAGTTCCCAGACCAAATCTGGAGGTCCTAGCCCCTCTGCGCAACCTTCCTTGCCAG GAGATGGCCTGACGGGGAAGGCTACGGAGAAGCCACCTGAGAGg GTGCAGAAGAGGAGTGAACGCGTTCGGCGGGCAGAGCCTCCGAAACCCGAGGTGGTGGATTCCACCGAGAGCA tTCCAGTGTCCGACGAAGATTCTGACGCCATGGTAGACGACCCCAACGACGAAGATTTCGTGCCCTTCCGGCCTCGCCGCTCGCCTCGCATGTCCCTCCGCTCCAGCGTGGCCCAGAGGGCAGGCCGCGCCTCGACAGCCACCAAGATGACGTGCGCCCACTGCCGGACCCCGCTGCAGAAGGGCCAGACGGCCTACCAGCGCAAGGGGCTGCCGCAGCTCTTCTGCTCCTCGTCCTGCCTCACCACCTTCTCCAAGAAGCCCTCCGGCAAGAAGACCTGCACCTTCTGCAAGAA GGAGATCTGGAACACCAAGGACTCGGTGGTGGCGCAGACTGGCTCCGGGGGCTCCTTCCACGAGTTCTGCACCTCGGTCTGCCTGTCCTTGTACGAGGCCCAGCAGCAGCGCCCGAGTCCCCAGACGGGCGACCCCGCGGACGCCACCCGGTGCAGCATATGCCAGAAGACCGGAGAG gtcCTGCACGAGGTCAGCAACGGCAGCGTGGTGCACCGGCTCTGCAGCGACTCTTGCTTCTCCAAATTCCGGGCCAACAAGGGACTGAAAACCAACTGCTGTGACCAGTGTGGGGCTTACATCTACACCAAGACCGGGAGCGCTGGCCCTGAGCTCCTTTTCCACGAGGGCCAACAAAAGCGGTTCTGCAACACAACCTGCTTGGGGGCGTACAAGAAG AAAAACACACGTGTGTACCCATGTGTCTGGTGCAAGACCCTGTGTAAGAACTTTGAGATGCTATCACATGTGGATCGTAATGGCAAGACCAGCTTGTTCTGTTCCCTGTGCTGTACCACCTCTTACAAAGTGAAGCAGGCAGGGCTCACTG GCCCTCCCCGACCCTGCAGCTTCTGCCGCCGCAGCCTCTCTGACCCCTGTTACTACAACAAGGTTGATCGCACAGTCTACCAGTTCTGCAGCCCCAGCTGCTGGACCAAGTTCCAG CGCGCAAGCCCTGAGGGGGGCATTCACCTGAGCTGTCACTACTGTCACAGCCTCTTCAGTGGCAAGCCTGAGGTCTTGGACTGGCAG GACCAGGTGTTTCAGTTCTGCTGCCGAGATTGCTGCGAGGACTTCAAGCGTCTCAGGGGTGTGGTGTCCCAGTGTGAGCATTGCCGGCAGGAGAAACTCCTGCACGAGAAGCTTCGATTCAGTGGGGTGGAGAAAAGCTTCTGCAGTGAAG GCTGTGTGCTGCTCTACAAACAGGACTTCACCAAGAAGCTGGGGCTGTGCTGTATCACGTGCACTTACTGCTCTCAGACCTGCCAGCGCGGGGTCACGGAGCAGCTGGACGGCAGCGCCTGGGACTTCTGCAGCGAGGACTGTAAGAGCAAGTACCTGCTGTGGTACTGCAAG GCCGCCAGGTGCCATGCCTGTAAACGCCAGGGGAAGCTGCTGGAGACCATCCACTGGCGCGGGCAGATCCGTCATTTCTGCAACCAGCAGTGTCTGCTGCGCTTCTACAGCCAGCAGAACCAACCCAACATGGACACACAGAGTGGGCCTGAGAGCCTCCTGAATA GTCAGTGTTCTGAGTCAAAGCCCCAGACCCCCGTGCAAACCAAAGTGGAGAATAGCAGCACAATGAAGAGCTCGGAGGTACAAGTGAACCTGAGCAAG ATCCCTACAAAGACCCGCTTGACTTCGGCTGTTTCCACTCCTCCACCacctccgcccccacccaccccccgcaagAACAAAGCTGCCATGTGTAAGCCCCTGATGCAGAACCGGGGGGTCTCCTGCAAGGTGGAGATGAAGTCCAAAGGGATTCAGACAG AAGAGTGGAAACCACAAGTGATTGTGCTGCCAATCCCAGTGCCCATCTTTGTGCCAGTGCCTATGCATCTGTACTGCCAGAAAGTCCCGGTGCCTTTCTCAATGCCTATCCCG GTGCCTGTGCCTATGTTCCTGCCGACTACTTTGGAGAGCACAGACAAGATCGTGGAGACCATTGAGGAGCTGAAGGTGAAGATCCCCTCGAACCCCTTGGAGGCCGACATCCTGGCTATGGCAGAGATGATTGCAGAGGCTGAAGAATTAGACAAGGCCTCGTCTGACCTTTGTG ATCTTGTGAGCAACCAGAGTGCGGAGGGACTTCTAGAAGACTGTGACCTGTTCGGACCAGCTCGAGATGATGTCCTGGCCATGGCTGTCAAGATGGCCAATGTCTTGGATGAACCTGGGCAGGACTTGGAGGCGGATTTCCCCAAGAGTGAGCACTCCCAAG ATCCTTTGGACATTAACCCCAGTGTGGACTTCCTCTTTGATTGTGGCCTGGTGGGACCTGAGGACGTGCCTACTGAACAAGAGCTTCCCCGAACCATGAGAAAG ggCCAAAAGCGGCTGGTGCTTTCAGAGAGTTGTTCCCGGGACTCCATGAGCAGCCAACCTAGCTGCACGGGACTCAACTATTCCTATGGAGTCAATGCTTGGAAGTGCTGGGTGCAGTCGAAGTATGCCAACGGGGAGACCAGCAAGGGGGATGAGCTGCGCTTTGGTC CCAAGCCTATGAGGATCAAAGAGGATATTCTGGCCTGTTCAGCTGCTGAACTTAACTATGGACTTGCCCAGTTTGTGAGAGAAATTACCCGGCCCAATGGTGAAAGATACGAACCTGACAGCATCTACTATCTGTGTCTTGGCATCCAACAG TACTTGCTGGAAAATAACCGAATGGTGAACATTTTCACGGACCTTTACTACCTGACTTTCGTTCAAGAACTCAACAAGTCTCTGAGTACCTGGCAGCCCACGCTCCTCCCTAACA ATACAGTGTTCACCCGGGTGGAGGaagagcacctctgggagtgtaAGCAGCTGGGGGTCTACTCGCCTTTTGTCTTACTCAACACCCTCATGTTCTTCAACACTAAGTTCTTTGGGCTGCAGACAGCCGAAGAGCACATGCAGCTCTCTTTCTCCAATGTGGTGCGGCAGTCCCGCAAGTGTACCACCCCTCGGGGTACCACCAAGGTGGTGAGCATCCGCTACTATGCGCCCGTCCGCCAGAGGAAAGGGCGAG ACACAGGCCCTGGGAAACGAAAGAGAGAAGATGATGCTCCTATCTTAGAGCAGCGTGAGAACCGCATGAACCCCCTGCGCTGCCCCGTCAAGTTCTATGAGTTCTATCTCTCCAAATG TCCTGAAAGCCTCCGGTCACGCAATGATGTGTTCTACCTGCAACCCGAGCGATCGTGCATCGCGGAGTCGCCTCTCTGGTATTCCGTGATTCCTATGGACCGCAGCATGTTGGAGAGCATGCTTAATCGCATTCTTGCCGTGCGTGAGATTTACGAGGAGCTGGGCCGTCCGGCGGATGAAGACCTGGACTGA
- the ZMYM3 gene encoding zinc finger MYM-type protein 3 isoform X3 has protein sequence MDPGDFPSPFDPLTLPEKPLAGDLPVDMEFGEDLLESQTAPSRGWAPTGPSPSAGALDLLDAPAGLEKDPGVLDGATELLGLGGLLYKAPSPPEVEHSAEGGLVWGAGEHALEPGPAGQPPEVLPPDPGAGANPSSPEGLLEPLVSDSPITLQSPHIEDDESTSMAPGRKGSSGQDEELPSQGQPQSPNAPPSPSVGDTLGDGVRSSQTKSGGPSPSAQPSLPGDGLTGKATEKPPERVQKRSERVRRAEPPKPEVVDSTESIPVSDEDSDAMVDDPNDEDFVPFRPRRSPRMSLRSSVAQRAGRASTATKMTCAHCRTPLQKGQTAYQRKGLPQLFCSSSCLTTFSKKPSGKKTCTFCKKEIWNTKDSVVAQTGSGGSFHEFCTSVCLSLYEAQQQRPSPQTGDPADATRCSICQKTGEVLHEVSNGSVVHRLCSDSCFSKFRANKGLKTNCCDQCGAYIYTKTGSAGPELLFHEGQQKRFCNTTCLGAYKKKNTRVYPCVWCKTLCKNFEMLSHVDRNGKTSLFCSLCCTTSYKVKQAGLTGPPRPCSFCRRSLSDPCYYNKVDRTVYQFCSPSCWTKFQRASPEGGIHLSCHYCHSLFSGKPEVLDWQDQVFQFCCRDCCEDFKRLRGVVSQCEHCRQEKLLHEKLRFSGVEKSFCSEGCVLLYKQDFTKKLGLCCITCTYCSQTCQRGVTEQLDGSAWDFCSEDCKSKYLLWYCKAARCHACKRQGKLLETIHWRGQIRHFCNQQCLLRFYSQQNQPNMDTQSGPESLLNSQCSESKPQTPVQTKVENSSTMKSSEVQVNLSKIPTKTRLTSAVSTPPPPPPPPTPRKNKAAMCKPLMQNRGVSCKVEMKSKGIQTEEWKPQVIVLPIPVPIFVPVPMHLYCQKVPVPFSMPIPVPVPMFLPTTLESTDKIVETIEELKVKIPSNPLEADILAMAEMIAEAEELDKASSDLCDLVSNQSAEGLLEDCDLFGPARDDVLAMAVKMANVLDEPGQDLEADFPKNPLDINPSVDFLFDCGLVGPEDVPTEQELPRTMRKGQKRLVLSESCSRDSMSSQPSCTGLNYSYGVNAWKCWVQSKYANGETSKGDELRFGPKPMRIKEDILACSAAELNYGLAQFVREITRPNGERYEPDSIYYLCLGIQQYLLENNRMVNIFTDLYYLTFVQELNKSLSTWQPTLLPNNTVFTRVEEEHLWECKQLGVYSPFVLLNTLMFFNTKFFGLQTAEEHMQLSFSNVVRQSRKCTTPRGTTKVVSIRYYAPVRQRKGRDTGPGKRKREDDAPILEQRENRMNPLRCPVKFYEFYLSKCPESLRSRNDVFYLQPERSCIAESPLWYSVIPMDRSMLESMLNRILAVREIYEELGRPADEDLD, from the exons ATGGACCCCGGCGATTTCCCCAGTCCGTTCGACCCTTTGACCCTGCCGGAGAAGCCGTTGGCCGGAGACCTTCCAGTGGACATGGAGTTTGGAGAAGATCTGCTGGAATCCCAGACCGCCCCGAGCCGCGGCTGGGCCCCCACTGGCCCTTCGCCCTCCGCGGGAGCCCTCGACCTGCTTGATGCTCCTGCCGGCCTGGAAAAAGACCCTGGAGTTCTGGATGGAGCCACTGAGctgctggggctcggggggcTGCTGTACAAAGCCCCTTCTCCCCCGGAGGTGGAGCACAGTGCCGAGGGGGGCCtggtgtggggtgccggggagcacGCGCTGGAGCCTGGACCAGCCGGCCAGCCGCCCGAGGTGTTGCCCCCTGACCCAGGAGCGGGAGCGAATCCCTCCTCGCCAGAGGGGCTGCTCGAGCCGCTCGTCTCCGATTCCCCAATCACCCTGCAGTCTCCCCATATTGAAGACGACGAGAGCACTTCTATGGCTCCAGGGAGGAAGGGCTCCTCGGGGCAGGACGAGGAACTCCCCTCCCAAGGGCAGCCACAGAGCCCCAATGCCCCCCCCAGCCCGTCAGTGGGAGACACTCTGGGGGATGGAGTCCGCAGTTCCCAGACCAAATCTGGAGGTCCTAGCCCCTCTGCGCAACCTTCCTTGCCAG GAGATGGCCTGACGGGGAAGGCTACGGAGAAGCCACCTGAGAGg GTGCAGAAGAGGAGTGAACGCGTTCGGCGGGCAGAGCCTCCGAAACCCGAGGTGGTGGATTCCACCGAGAGCA tTCCAGTGTCCGACGAAGATTCTGACGCCATGGTAGACGACCCCAACGACGAAGATTTCGTGCCCTTCCGGCCTCGCCGCTCGCCTCGCATGTCCCTCCGCTCCAGCGTGGCCCAGAGGGCAGGCCGCGCCTCGACAGCCACCAAGATGACGTGCGCCCACTGCCGGACCCCGCTGCAGAAGGGCCAGACGGCCTACCAGCGCAAGGGGCTGCCGCAGCTCTTCTGCTCCTCGTCCTGCCTCACCACCTTCTCCAAGAAGCCCTCCGGCAAGAAGACCTGCACCTTCTGCAAGAA GGAGATCTGGAACACCAAGGACTCGGTGGTGGCGCAGACTGGCTCCGGGGGCTCCTTCCACGAGTTCTGCACCTCGGTCTGCCTGTCCTTGTACGAGGCCCAGCAGCAGCGCCCGAGTCCCCAGACGGGCGACCCCGCGGACGCCACCCGGTGCAGCATATGCCAGAAGACCGGAGAG gtcCTGCACGAGGTCAGCAACGGCAGCGTGGTGCACCGGCTCTGCAGCGACTCTTGCTTCTCCAAATTCCGGGCCAACAAGGGACTGAAAACCAACTGCTGTGACCAGTGTGGGGCTTACATCTACACCAAGACCGGGAGCGCTGGCCCTGAGCTCCTTTTCCACGAGGGCCAACAAAAGCGGTTCTGCAACACAACCTGCTTGGGGGCGTACAAGAAG AAAAACACACGTGTGTACCCATGTGTCTGGTGCAAGACCCTGTGTAAGAACTTTGAGATGCTATCACATGTGGATCGTAATGGCAAGACCAGCTTGTTCTGTTCCCTGTGCTGTACCACCTCTTACAAAGTGAAGCAGGCAGGGCTCACTG GCCCTCCCCGACCCTGCAGCTTCTGCCGCCGCAGCCTCTCTGACCCCTGTTACTACAACAAGGTTGATCGCACAGTCTACCAGTTCTGCAGCCCCAGCTGCTGGACCAAGTTCCAG CGCGCAAGCCCTGAGGGGGGCATTCACCTGAGCTGTCACTACTGTCACAGCCTCTTCAGTGGCAAGCCTGAGGTCTTGGACTGGCAG GACCAGGTGTTTCAGTTCTGCTGCCGAGATTGCTGCGAGGACTTCAAGCGTCTCAGGGGTGTGGTGTCCCAGTGTGAGCATTGCCGGCAGGAGAAACTCCTGCACGAGAAGCTTCGATTCAGTGGGGTGGAGAAAAGCTTCTGCAGTGAAG GCTGTGTGCTGCTCTACAAACAGGACTTCACCAAGAAGCTGGGGCTGTGCTGTATCACGTGCACTTACTGCTCTCAGACCTGCCAGCGCGGGGTCACGGAGCAGCTGGACGGCAGCGCCTGGGACTTCTGCAGCGAGGACTGTAAGAGCAAGTACCTGCTGTGGTACTGCAAG GCCGCCAGGTGCCATGCCTGTAAACGCCAGGGGAAGCTGCTGGAGACCATCCACTGGCGCGGGCAGATCCGTCATTTCTGCAACCAGCAGTGTCTGCTGCGCTTCTACAGCCAGCAGAACCAACCCAACATGGACACACAGAGTGGGCCTGAGAGCCTCCTGAATA GTCAGTGTTCTGAGTCAAAGCCCCAGACCCCCGTGCAAACCAAAGTGGAGAATAGCAGCACAATGAAGAGCTCGGAGGTACAAGTGAACCTGAGCAAG ATCCCTACAAAGACCCGCTTGACTTCGGCTGTTTCCACTCCTCCACCacctccgcccccacccaccccccgcaagAACAAAGCTGCCATGTGTAAGCCCCTGATGCAGAACCGGGGGGTCTCCTGCAAGGTGGAGATGAAGTCCAAAGGGATTCAGACAG AAGAGTGGAAACCACAAGTGATTGTGCTGCCAATCCCAGTGCCCATCTTTGTGCCAGTGCCTATGCATCTGTACTGCCAGAAAGTCCCGGTGCCTTTCTCAATGCCTATCCCG GTGCCTGTGCCTATGTTCCTGCCGACTACTTTGGAGAGCACAGACAAGATCGTGGAGACCATTGAGGAGCTGAAGGTGAAGATCCCCTCGAACCCCTTGGAGGCCGACATCCTGGCTATGGCAGAGATGATTGCAGAGGCTGAAGAATTAGACAAGGCCTCGTCTGACCTTTGTG ATCTTGTGAGCAACCAGAGTGCGGAGGGACTTCTAGAAGACTGTGACCTGTTCGGACCAGCTCGAGATGATGTCCTGGCCATGGCTGTCAAGATGGCCAATGTCTTGGATGAACCTGGGCAGGACTTGGAGGCGGATTTCCCCAAGA ATCCTTTGGACATTAACCCCAGTGTGGACTTCCTCTTTGATTGTGGCCTGGTGGGACCTGAGGACGTGCCTACTGAACAAGAGCTTCCCCGAACCATGAGAAAG ggCCAAAAGCGGCTGGTGCTTTCAGAGAGTTGTTCCCGGGACTCCATGAGCAGCCAACCTAGCTGCACGGGACTCAACTATTCCTATGGAGTCAATGCTTGGAAGTGCTGGGTGCAGTCGAAGTATGCCAACGGGGAGACCAGCAAGGGGGATGAGCTGCGCTTTGGTC CCAAGCCTATGAGGATCAAAGAGGATATTCTGGCCTGTTCAGCTGCTGAACTTAACTATGGACTTGCCCAGTTTGTGAGAGAAATTACCCGGCCCAATGGTGAAAGATACGAACCTGACAGCATCTACTATCTGTGTCTTGGCATCCAACAG TACTTGCTGGAAAATAACCGAATGGTGAACATTTTCACGGACCTTTACTACCTGACTTTCGTTCAAGAACTCAACAAGTCTCTGAGTACCTGGCAGCCCACGCTCCTCCCTAACA ATACAGTGTTCACCCGGGTGGAGGaagagcacctctgggagtgtaAGCAGCTGGGGGTCTACTCGCCTTTTGTCTTACTCAACACCCTCATGTTCTTCAACACTAAGTTCTTTGGGCTGCAGACAGCCGAAGAGCACATGCAGCTCTCTTTCTCCAATGTGGTGCGGCAGTCCCGCAAGTGTACCACCCCTCGGGGTACCACCAAGGTGGTGAGCATCCGCTACTATGCGCCCGTCCGCCAGAGGAAAGGGCGAG ACACAGGCCCTGGGAAACGAAAGAGAGAAGATGATGCTCCTATCTTAGAGCAGCGTGAGAACCGCATGAACCCCCTGCGCTGCCCCGTCAAGTTCTATGAGTTCTATCTCTCCAAATG TCCTGAAAGCCTCCGGTCACGCAATGATGTGTTCTACCTGCAACCCGAGCGATCGTGCATCGCGGAGTCGCCTCTCTGGTATTCCGTGATTCCTATGGACCGCAGCATGTTGGAGAGCATGCTTAATCGCATTCTTGCCGTGCGTGAGATTTACGAGGAGCTGGGCCGTCCGGCGGATGAAGACCTGGACTGA